Genomic window (Saccharothrix australiensis):
GGCACAACGGGTTCACCGTCGCCGCCCTGACGCCGAGGCCGTCCGCCACGAGCCTCGCCGACGCGGGGCTGCGGCACCGGCGGGTCGCCGTGCTGCTCGGGTCGGAGGGGCCGGGCCTCACCGAGGAGGCGATCGCCGCCGCCGACGTGGCCGTGCGCATCCCGATGGCGTCGGGCGTCGATTCGCTGAACGTGGCCACCGCTGCGGCCATCGCCTTCTACGCGATCGCCTGACCGACTACGGTCGAGGCAGCATCCGTGAGGAGGACATTCGTGGAACTGCGGGTCCAGGGCGGCCGTGCCGTGCTGGCGGGCGACGACGACGCGGGTGTGCGGGAGGTCGACCCGCACACGTTGCCGCTCGGCGCGGGCCTCGCGGAGGCGCTGCACGAGTGGGCGAAGGTCGCGGAAGCCGTGCTGCGCACGGACCCGCCACCCGACGGCGCCGCCGGCGCGCTGGTGACCAGGCGCGGTCGCCAACTGGCCGGGCGCGTGGCCGCCGACATGGGCGCCCCCGTCGCGTACACCGACCCGGTGACGGGTGAGCAGTACGTGGTGGAGGCGCCCGTGAACGGCGCGGCCGCGCCCGAGCCCGCGCCGGACGCCGCGCCCGCGGAGTCGTCCGAGCCGGCGGAGCCGACCCCGTGGGGCACCGGCCTGACGGTCAGCGTGTTCTGCGCCGCCGTGGTGGCGGTCATGGTCGTCACGCTGTCCCTGGGCCTGGGTGAGACCGGCTGGTGGCTCGCCCTGCTGGCGAACGTGCTGGTCGTGGGCGGGATCTCGCCGTCGGTGTGGCTGGCGCGCACCGTGCCGGTCTGGCGGTGGGTGGCCTACGGGGTGGTGGCCGGCGTGCTCCTGGCGTGGTTCGCGCTGCTGCTGACGCTGCTCTGACGGGAGCCGACCCGCGGGTCGGGTGAGCGTGGATCGGATCGAGTGAGGCCGGATCGAGTGAGGCCGATCGTCCGAGCGAGCCCCGGACCGAGCGAGCCCCGGATCGAGTGAGCCCGATCGGACCGGGCCGGCGCCCGGACCCGATCGGGCTCCCCGAACTTCGCAGACCTAGGCCAGCGAGTCCCGCCAAGCGGTGTGCAGCGCGGCGAACCGCGTCCGCCCGCCGATCAGCTCCTCCGGCGTGCCGTCCTCCACGATCCGCCCCGCGTCCATCACCAGCACCCGGTCCGCGATCATCACCGTGGACAGCCGGTGTGCGATGATGAACGCCGTCCGGTCCGCCAGCACCGTCTCCAGCGCGCCCTGCACGAGCCGTTCCGAGGGCACGTCCAGGCTGGAGGTGGCCTCGTCCAGCACGAGCACCGCCGGGTCGGCCAGGAACGCCCGCGCGAACGCCACCATCTGCCGCTGACCGGCTGACAGCCGACCGCCGCGCTTGCGCACGTCCGTGTCGTACCCGTCGGGCAGCGCGCTGATGAACTCGTGCGCGCCCACGGCCCGCGCGGCGGCCACCACCTCCTCACGGCTCGCCGAGGGCCGCCCGAGCGCGATGTTGTCCGCCACCGACCCGTCGAACAGGAAGTTCTCCTGGGTCACCATGACGACGGCCCGCCGCAGGTCGAGGTCGGTGACCGACCGCAGGTCCACGCCGTCGAGCCGCACCGCCCCGTCGGACGGGTCGTAGAACCGCGCCACCAGCTTCGCCAGCGTCGACTTGCCCGCGCCGGTCGTGCCCACCAGCGCGACCGTCTGCCCGGCGGGCACGTGCAGGTCGAACGACGGCAGCACCACCGGGGTCGTCGGCGAGTACCGGAACTCCACCCGGTCGAACGCCACCTGCCCGCGCACGTCCCGCAGCGGGGCCGGGTCCTCCGGCTCCGGCACGGACGGCCGCTCCTCCAGCAGGCCGGAGATCTTCTCCAGCGCCGCCGTGGCCGAGGCGTACGAGTTGGCGAACATGGCGATCTCGTCGAACGGGTCGTAGAACCGCCGCACGTACAGCGTGAACGCGGCCAGCACGCCCAGCTCCAGGTCGCCGTCGGCGACGCGCCACGCGCCCCACGCCAGGATCACCGCGAGCGACACGTTGCCGATCACCCGCACCAGCGAGGTGAACGTCGCGACCACCCGGAACGCGTCGGCGTTCGCGTCGCGGAACCGGACGTTCAGCTCGTCCATGATCTTCTCGTTGCGGTGCTCGCGGCGGAACGCCTGCACGGCGCGGATGCCGTTCATGGTCTCCACGAACTGCACGATGATCTTCGCGATCGCGCCGCGCGTGCCGCGGTAGATCCGGCCCGAGCGCCGCTGGAACCAGCGGATCAGCAGCATCAGCGGCAGGAACCCGAACAGCACGGCGAGCGCCAGCGGCGGGTCCAGCGCCAGCATCACGACCGAGATGCCGACCACCGACAGCAACGACGTGAAGAACCCGTCCAAGCCCTGCTCCAGCAGGTCCTGCAACGAGTCGACGTCGCTGGTCAGCCGCGAGATGACCTTGCCGGAGGTGTACTTCTCGTGGAACGAGACGGACAGCCGCTGCACGTGCCGGAAGACCCGCTCGCGCAGGTCGAACAGCAGGTCCTGGCCGATCCGCCCGGTGAGCCGGACGAACGACCAGCGCAGCACCGTCGCCGCCAGCGCCGTCACGACGTACCCGCCGACGCACCAGGCGAGCACGTCGGGCCGGCCGTCCAGCGCCGCGGGCACACCCCGGTCGATGGCCGCCGCGATCAGCAGCGGGCCGGCGAGGTTGGCCAGGTTCTCCGTCACCACGATGACCAGCGCCAGCACCGCGGCGCGCGCGTGCGGGCGCAGCAGCGAGCCGAGCAGCCGCCGCGACCGGGCCTGGAGCTTCAGCCCGGTGGCGCGGTCGAGGTCCTCGGTGTCCTCGGCGGCGACACCGCGCCAGCTCTCCTCGTCCTCCGCCGCCCCGGTGTCGGCGCTCGTCGTGCCCGCGGTCACGCCGGCACCTCCTCATCCTCCATAGTGGACAAGAGGTGTCGGTACTCCTCGTTGTCCGCCAACAGTTCCCGGTGCGACCCGACGGCCGCGATCCGACCGTCCACGAGCATCGCCACCCGGTCGGCGAGCTGCACGGTGCTCGGCCGGTGCGCGACCACCAGCGCCGTCACGCCCTTGAGCACGCGGTGCAGCGCGGCCTCCACCTCGGCCTCCGTGTGCACGTCCAGCGCGGACAGCGGGTCGTCCAGCACGAGCACCGCCGGGTGCCCGACGACTGCGCGGGCCAGCGCGAGGCGCTGCCGCTGCCCGCCGGACAGCGACAGGCCCTGCTCGCCGATGCGCGTCGCCAGGCCCCACGGGAGGGCGTCCACGAACTCCTCGGCCCGCGCCACCCGGAGCGCCTCGCGCACCCGAGCCTCGCCCACGTCGTGGTTGCCCAGGGCGATGTTCTCGGTGACGCTCGCGGAGAACAGGATCGGCTCCTCGAACGCCGTGCCGACCACCGCGCGCAGCTCCGCCAGGCCCAGGTCGCGCACGTCGACGCCGTCGATCGTGACGCGCCCGGCCGTCACGTCCGCGAGCCGCGGCACCAGCGCCGTCACGGTGGTCTTGCCGGACCCGGTCGCGCCGACCAGCGCGATCGTCTCGCCCGGCCGGATGTCCAGGTCCACGCCGCGCAGCACCTCGCGGTCGCTGCCGGGGTGCGCGAAGTGCACGCCCTCGAACCGCACGTGCCCGCGCACCCGCTCGGGCAGCGCGGCAGGCCGCTCCGGGTCGGTGATCGTCACCGGCGCGTCGAGCACCTCGAAGAACCGCTCGGTCGCGGACGCGGTCTGGTTCGTCTCGGCCAGCAGCCACCCGATCGAGTCGATCGGCCACCGCAGGAACGCGCTGACCGTGACGGCGGCGACGAGCGTGCCCACCGTGACGGTGCCGTCCGCGATGCCCACCGCGCCGAACGCGAGCTGCCCGGCGATGGCCAGCTCGGGCAGCACGATCAGCACCGCCCACAGCAGCGCGAACACCCGGACCTTGGCCAGCTCGGTGTCCCGCAGCTCGCGGGCCTGCTGCCGGAACCGCTTGGTCAGGTGCGGTCCCCGGCCGAACGCCTTGAGCACGCGGATCCCCAGCACCGACTCCTCGACCACGGTCGTCAGGTCGCCCGCCTGGTCCTGGGCCTTGCGCGCCACCACCTTGAACTTCGACTCGAAGAGGTAGGACAGGGCGATCAGCGGCAGCGTGCAGCCCAGCACGATCGCGCCCAGCGCGGGCGACAGCCAGAACAGCACGACCAGGCCGACCAGCACCACGACCGTGTTCACCACGAGGAACGTGACGACGAACGCGCCGAACCGCCGCACGGTGTTCAGGTCGGTGGTGGCGCGCGACAGCAGCTGCCCCGACTGCCACCGGTCGTGGAACGACACGGGCAGCCGCTGGAGGTGGTGGTACATGTCGGCGCGCATCCGCGCCTCGACCTCGGACGCCGGCCGCGCGATGAGCCGGCGGCGGGTGTAGAAGAAGGCCGCCTCGGCGATGCCCAGCAGCAGGACGAGGCCGACGAGCGGCGGCAGCGCGCCCAGGTCGCGCGCGGCGATCGGGCCGTCGACGATGCGTTGCGTGATGAGCGGGATGCCGAGGCCGCACAGCATCGCCAGCAGCGCCGACGCCATGCTGAGCAGCATGGGCGCGCGGGCGGGCCGGAAGTACGGCCACAGCCTGGCCACGGTGGCCGCGGTGGAAGTGCGTCGTTCAGCGGTGTTGGATGGTGGCTCCGCTTGGTCGGTCACTGGTGCAGTCCCCCTCAAGTCCGCTTCCACGTTACGAACCCCACCCCGCGGGGGCATCCGGTTTTCCCGCCCGTGAACTTGCAGGCTCGACTTAGGTGGAGGTCAAGATGGATGTGCGCTACCTCCGCGCGGAACCGGTCATGGCGTTCCCGCGCGGCAGGCTGCTGGCGGTGCGCGGCGGCCGGCTCCACGTGCTGGCACCCGACGGGTGGGACGCGCTGGGCGGCACCCGTGCCGAGGGCGCTCGGCCGATCACGCGGGAGGAGGCCGAGGAGTGGTGCGAGCGCGAGGGGTGGGACCAGCGGCTGCTGGACGAGGTGCCCCGACCCGACCTGGAGCTGTGACCCGGTTCTCGCCGCGCCCCTGGCGGACCGGCGCCCTCGACCGACCTGAGAACCCCCTCAGCGCCGGCACGCCGGATTGTCGTGCCCCCGTGGGACGATCGAAGCGGGGGCCGGAGGCCAAGCCCGTTCTGATCGGGGCCAGGCCCGCGCCTGACCAGGGGGCACGTTCGCGCCTGGTCAGGGCCAGGTTCGTACCTGGTCAGGGCCACGTTCGCGCCTGACCGGAGGCCAAGCCCGTTCCTGACCGGAGGCCAAGCCCGTTCCTGATCGGGGCAATGCCCGTGCCTGACCGGGGCCACGTCCGCGCCTGGCCGGGGCTGCGTCTGCCTGGCCGGAAGCCTCGTCTGTCGCGCGGATCGGCGGGGTGTGGGGGCGCGCGGCAAGCCGGGCCGATCGTCGTGCGGCGAAGATCGAGCATCCCGAGGCCCCGGGTCGGAAAGAAGGGGGATTTCGGCTGAGATCGGGTCTCAGCGAAGGGGTGGTCGTTCTGCGTGGCGTTCCCGACGACCATCCAAGACTTGCGTAGCTGGGGCTCACCCGGCCGTCGTGGTCACCCTGCTGTGGTCCCGTTGCTTCAAAAGCGGTGCTCGGAGCCTCTGCGGGCGGGTGCGGCGGATGTCAGTCACGGCGGGCCGCGCGGCCCGCGACGTGCCGCGCTGTCACGGGTGCGGCCAGCGCGAACCCGAGCGCACCGGCCGGCACCGCGCCGGCGGGCACCGAGATCCACGCGGTCGCCAGCGTCAGCACCGCGGCGAAGGACACCCCGACCAACGCCATCCCCAGCGGTCGGTCGACCCGCGCGGCGGACAGCACGGCCCACCCGAGCAGGACGCCGACGACGAGGCCGACCGGGATGGCGAAGAGCCCGGCCGCCAGGCAGCCGAAGCCCTCCGTGGTGCAGACGGCACCGGACGCGATCAGTTCCCGCACGCCCCACCAGGCCGCGCCGAGGCCGGCGCCGACCACCGCGCCCACCGCGATCCGCCCCAGCATGGCCGGGGACTACCCGACGCCCGCCCAGCGCAAACGAACCCGTGCACACCGAACCCCGCCGACCGATCCCGCCCAGCCCGAAGCCGACCGCGTGCCGCGCGGTCCGAACCCGGCCGCGTCCCGCCCAGCCCGAAGCCGACCGCGTCCCGCGCGGTCCCAACCGGCCGCGTCCCGCGCAGGTCGAAGTCCGTACCGGCCGGACCCGCGCACGCCGAAGGGGCCCCGCCGGGAGGCCCCTTCGACGTCAGCCGCGGTTCGAGCGGACGCCCAGCAGGACGTCCTCCCACGACGGCACGATCGGGTGGTTCTTCTTGCCGCGCTTGGGCGGTTCCTTCTTGCCCTGCCCGGACGACGGCGTCGGCGCCGCCGGCGGTTCCTCCACCAGCGGCGCGGGCGTGGGCGTCGGGAGCGGCGCCCTGGCCGTCACCGGCAGCGGCTCCGGTTCCGGCACGGGCTCCTGCACCACCGGTGGCGGTGGCGGCGGGGTCGGCTCCTCGCGCGCCAGGATCTCCGGTTCCGCCGCCTTCTCCAGCGCGAGCGCCTGCCTGGCCAACTGGGTGACCGGGCGGACGGTGCGCAGCGTCCGGTTCGGGTTCGGGTCCATCAGCTCGACCGCGCCGTCGTCC
Coding sequences:
- a CDS encoding DUF2537 domain-containing protein, which gives rise to MELRVQGGRAVLAGDDDAGVREVDPHTLPLGAGLAEALHEWAKVAEAVLRTDPPPDGAAGALVTRRGRQLAGRVAADMGAPVAYTDPVTGEQYVVEAPVNGAAAPEPAPDAAPAESSEPAEPTPWGTGLTVSVFCAAVVAVMVVTLSLGLGETGWWLALLANVLVVGGISPSVWLARTVPVWRWVAYGVVAGVLLAWFALLLTLL
- a CDS encoding ABC transporter ATP-binding protein; the protein is MTAGTTSADTGAAEDEESWRGVAAEDTEDLDRATGLKLQARSRRLLGSLLRPHARAAVLALVIVVTENLANLAGPLLIAAAIDRGVPAALDGRPDVLAWCVGGYVVTALAATVLRWSFVRLTGRIGQDLLFDLRERVFRHVQRLSVSFHEKYTSGKVISRLTSDVDSLQDLLEQGLDGFFTSLLSVVGISVVMLALDPPLALAVLFGFLPLMLLIRWFQRRSGRIYRGTRGAIAKIIVQFVETMNGIRAVQAFRREHRNEKIMDELNVRFRDANADAFRVVATFTSLVRVIGNVSLAVILAWGAWRVADGDLELGVLAAFTLYVRRFYDPFDEIAMFANSYASATAALEKISGLLEERPSVPEPEDPAPLRDVRGQVAFDRVEFRYSPTTPVVLPSFDLHVPAGQTVALVGTTGAGKSTLAKLVARFYDPSDGAVRLDGVDLRSVTDLDLRRAVVMVTQENFLFDGSVADNIALGRPSASREEVVAAARAVGAHEFISALPDGYDTDVRKRGGRLSAGQRQMVAFARAFLADPAVLVLDEATSSLDVPSERLVQGALETVLADRTAFIIAHRLSTVMIADRVLVMDAGRIVEDGTPEELIGGRTRFAALHTAWRDSLA
- a CDS encoding ABC transporter ATP-binding protein produces the protein MARLWPYFRPARAPMLLSMASALLAMLCGLGIPLITQRIVDGPIAARDLGALPPLVGLVLLLGIAEAAFFYTRRRLIARPASEVEARMRADMYHHLQRLPVSFHDRWQSGQLLSRATTDLNTVRRFGAFVVTFLVVNTVVVLVGLVVLFWLSPALGAIVLGCTLPLIALSYLFESKFKVVARKAQDQAGDLTTVVEESVLGIRVLKAFGRGPHLTKRFRQQARELRDTELAKVRVFALLWAVLIVLPELAIAGQLAFGAVGIADGTVTVGTLVAAVTVSAFLRWPIDSIGWLLAETNQTASATERFFEVLDAPVTITDPERPAALPERVRGHVRFEGVHFAHPGSDREVLRGVDLDIRPGETIALVGATGSGKTTVTALVPRLADVTAGRVTIDGVDVRDLGLAELRAVVGTAFEEPILFSASVTENIALGNHDVGEARVREALRVARAEEFVDALPWGLATRIGEQGLSLSGGQRQRLALARAVVGHPAVLVLDDPLSALDVHTEAEVEAALHRVLKGVTALVVAHRPSTVQLADRVAMLVDGRIAAVGSHRELLADNEEYRHLLSTMEDEEVPA